A segment of the Agromyces sp. H17E-10 genome:
ACTCTCTCCGCCCAGTTCTTGCACTCGACGAGGATGTACGGGCTGTGGTGCGCTACCCAGAACGCATGGCTCAGCCCATTACTCAGCACAAGGTCGATCTCCTCTTCCTCAGTACTGAAGTTCTTCTTGAGCAGTTCGAGATCCTCGCCTTCAGCTCGGAGTAGTGCATCGACGAGGCTTTCGAGAGCATCCCCTCGTGCCTTGCGTGTCGCAGTGGTGCGATCGCCGTTGAGGTCCTTCAACCTCGTTAGTTCGGCGGCGGCGCGACCAAACCAGTAGTTAGACCCAAGTTGATTCTCAAACTGCGCGAGCGCCCCATACAGGGAACCAAGGCGCTCTGAATAGTCGGCGAGTCCAGCCCCGGCCGACCGCCAGTACTCGTCGAGGTACGCCTTCGCGTCCGCCACGGTGTTTATGTCGTACTCGCAGAGCTCTTCGGTGAAGACGTACCTAACTTCGGCTTCATCCGGTAAGTGCCGGAGCAGAATGGCGAGCAGGAACGGCCACGCTATGGTCGGCGCTTCGCGGAAGAGAAGTGTGACCGCTTCAACTGCACGACCGGCTGGAAGCGGGTCGTCGCCAGCCGCTTGCGCTGCAAAGATCGCCTGACTGATGCCAGACGTCGACGGTTCCGGCAAACTGCCGTACCGCAGATCCTTGAACAGCAAGACCTCTCGGTCTGGGTCCGACCAGGCAGAGGCCAGCAGGCGACCGAGTGCATCAAGGTCATCCTCTGGTGTGGCGCTTGCGGAGATCTCGATCTCGTGTTCAATAAGCGCACGCGACTCGTCCCACGTGGCGTCTGGATTCTCCATCATGTGTTTGGCGGTCATCATCCCGGTGAGAAGAGCCCCCGCGACTGCACCACCCCTAAGGCCGCCATACCCACCCACAACAAAGATCCGCCCGAACCCGTTCTGCTCGAGCACGTTGCGGACGCCCGCCACCGTTGAGCGGAGCTCCCCGATCACTGGCCAGGGAGTCGTGTCATCGTCGGGATCGCACTCGAGATCGCCCCCTTCGATCACGGCGTCCGAGTAGTTGAACAAGAGCCGCGGGAGCCAGCTCGATTGCTTGCGCCACTCAATGGCAGTTCGCCCAGCGACTTCCAAGTACGTGTCGTACCCCATACGTCCTCCTCGCCAATTGCCACGTGCCGTTGCACAGTATCGGATGTGACGAGGCGTCCTACATATCGCGTCGTCGGACTCAGGAGCTGCTCGAATACGTCGGGGCCGACCCATTTCGTCGGGCGTCCGCGACTGAGTCGCACACCGGCCGAGTGCTTGCTCGAGTTCGGGGTAGTGTGCCGGACGTGGAATTCGTCGAGCCCGGAGTGATTTGGTACGCCCCTAATGAGTTCCTGTCGCACTTTCACCCCTCCGACGACTGCGGATTCGG
Coding sequences within it:
- a CDS encoding restriction endonuclease, which translates into the protein MGYDTYLEVAGRTAIEWRKQSSWLPRLLFNYSDAVIEGGDLECDPDDDTTPWPVIGELRSTVAGVRNVLEQNGFGRIFVVGGYGGLRGGAVAGALLTGMMTAKHMMENPDATWDESRALIEHEIEISASATPEDDLDALGRLLASAWSDPDREVLLFKDLRYGSLPEPSTSGISQAIFAAQAAGDDPLPAGRAVEAVTLLFREAPTIAWPFLLAILLRHLPDEAEVRYVFTEELCEYDINTVADAKAYLDEYWRSAGAGLADYSERLGSLYGALAQFENQLGSNYWFGRAAAELTRLKDLNGDRTTATRKARGDALESLVDALLRAEGEDLELLKKNFSTEEEEIDLVLSNGLSHAFWVAHHSPYILVECKNWAERVGVKSLRDFEGKLEDRKGAARVGVFVSMSGFTKPFKRRLKTVQIRGVGTVFPVTGADLESMIASRIRLSEWLRTIGALEALGG